In Pseudomonas sp. MYb327, one DNA window encodes the following:
- a CDS encoding glyoxalase superfamily protein: MSFGKTTPILRIFDEIKAVEFYVGFLGFKIDWQHRFEANFPLYLQVSRGECVLHLSEHHGDATPGSALRIQTDELETFQQQLLAKEYPFARPQIQAMPWGSQDMTIADPFGNRLVFTNAISV, encoded by the coding sequence ATGAGCTTCGGCAAAACCACTCCGATCCTGCGCATCTTCGATGAAATCAAGGCCGTTGAATTCTACGTTGGCTTCCTTGGATTCAAGATCGACTGGCAGCACCGCTTCGAAGCCAATTTCCCGCTGTACCTGCAAGTCTCCCGCGGCGAATGCGTGCTGCATTTGTCCGAACACCACGGCGACGCGACACCAGGCTCGGCCCTGCGCATCCAGACCGATGAACTCGAAACCTTCCAGCAACAACTGCTGGCCAAGGAATACCCGTTCGCCCGCCCACAAATTCAGGCGATGCCGTGGGGTAGCCAGGACATGACGATCGCCGACCCGTTCGGCAATCGGTTGGTGTTTACCAATGCGATTAGTGTTTGA
- a CDS encoding plasmid stabilization protein translates to MASITIRNLDDQIKEQLRIAAAHNGHSMEEEARLILGRALATVGRAGGLGSRIRSRFSTCGGVELELPARQEKATAVDFSE, encoded by the coding sequence ATGGCCAGCATCACAATTCGAAACCTCGATGATCAGATCAAAGAGCAGCTACGCATTGCTGCTGCCCATAACGGGCACTCAATGGAAGAGGAAGCTCGCCTGATTCTGGGTAGAGCTTTGGCTACCGTCGGCCGTGCCGGAGGCCTGGGTAGCAGAATCCGTAGCAGGTTCAGTACATGCGGTGGGGTTGAACTTGAGTTACCTGCACGGCAGGAAAAAGCCACCGCGGTGGATTTCTCTGAATGA